The following are from one region of the Osmia bicornis bicornis chromosome 8, iOsmBic2.1, whole genome shotgun sequence genome:
- the LOC114880992 gene encoding protein henna isoform X1 — MYAKNTPATQTDTKDNESYSSSPDKPKLVHGGNYIKEGTDSAKSTCLIFSPKEEDSVGALGRYLQLFAQHEVNLLHIESRSSLRRSNLYEFMVECAPGGNLGAVIENLREQCSYFSIISRNHKDNMGTVPWFPRRIRDLDKFANQILSYGSELDSDHPGFTDPVYRQRRKYFADLAYHYKHGQPIPRVEYTKEEIETWGVVFRNLTKLYPKYACKEHNHVFPLLIENCGYREDNIPQLEDISDFLRDSTGFTLRPVAGLLSSRDFLAGLAFRVFHSTQYIRHSSKPLYTPEPDVCHEILGHVPLFADPSFAQFCQVIGLASLGAPDEYIEKLATCFWFTVEFGMCRQNGELKAYGAGLLSSFGELGYCLSGKPELRPFEPAKTALQKYPITEYQPVYFVAEDFEDAKQKMIKFSETIPRKFAVRYDPYTQSISIIDSKHQIEDLIYNVNQEVQILMDALKKLKQ; from the exons atgtACGCGAAAAACACGCCAGCAACCCAGACAGATACGAAAGACAATGAGTCGTATAGTTCATCACCTGATAAG ccCAAATTGGTACATGGAGGAAACTACATCAAGGAGGGTACAGACTCGGCTAAAAGCACTTGTTTGATTTTTTCACCCAAAGAAGAAGATTCCGTTGGAGCATTAGGAAGATATCTTCAACTATTTGCT CAACATGAGGTCAATTTATTGCACATCGAATCGAGAAGCTCGCTTCGTCGATCGAACCTGTACGAATTCATGGTGGAATGCGCGCCCGGTGGAAATCTTGGAGCAGTGATAGAAAATTTACGCGAGCAGTGCAGCTATTTCTCAATTATATCTAG AAATCATAAAGATAATATGGGGACCGTGCCATGGTTCCCGAGAAGGATCAGGGACCTCGACAAATTCGCCAACCAAATCCTCTCTTATGGATCTGAACTGGACAGCGACCATCCTGGATTCACGGACCCCGTTTACCGACAAAGGCGCAAGTACTTTGCTGACCTAGCTTACCATTACAAACA TGGTCAACCAATACCCAGAGTGGAGTACACTAAAGAGGAGATCGAGACTTGGGGGGTGGTTTTCCGGAACCTGACGAAACTTTATCCAAAGTATGCTTGCAAGGAGCACAATCACGTGTTTCCTTTGCTGATTGAAAATTGTGGCTACAGGGAAGATAACATCCCTCAATTGGAGGATATATCAGATTTCTTAAGAG ATTCTACAGGTTTTACGCTTCGTCCAGTAGCTGGTCTTCTTTCCTCGCGCGATTTCCTTGCTGGCTTGGCTTTCAGAGTGTTCCATTCCACGCAGTATATCAGACACAGTAGTAAACCTCTGTACACACCTGAACCTGACGTATGCCACGAAATACTTGGTCATGTTCCGTTGTTTGCCGATCCTTCGTTCGCTCAGTTCTGTCAAGTTATAGGTCTGGCATCCCTTGGGGCACCGGATGAATATATCGAGAAACTTGCTACG TGTTTCTGGTTCACGGTAGAATTTGGTATGTGCCGGCAAAATGGCGAGCTGAAAGCGTACGGCGCTGGATTACTCTCATCTTTCGGTGAGCTGGGGTATTGTTTGAGCGGTAAACCAGAACTGCGACCTTTTGAACCGGCGAAGACTGCGTTGCAGAAGTATCCGATAACGGAATATCAACCAGTGTATTTCGTTGCCGAGGACTTCGAAGATGCGAAGCAGAAAATGAT CAAATTTTCCGAGACCATACCAAGGAAATTCGCGGTCAGATACGACCCGTATACTCAGAGCATAAGTATAATAGATAGCAAACACCAAATCGAGGACCTCATTTACAATGTAAATCAAGAAGTACAAATTCTTATGGATGCTCTCAAAAAATTAAAGCAATAG
- the LOC114880992 gene encoding protein henna isoform X2: protein MYVGYENHIKATLMMHDPKLVHGGNYIKEGTDSAKSTCLIFSPKEEDSVGALGRYLQLFAQHEVNLLHIESRSSLRRSNLYEFMVECAPGGNLGAVIENLREQCSYFSIISRNHKDNMGTVPWFPRRIRDLDKFANQILSYGSELDSDHPGFTDPVYRQRRKYFADLAYHYKHGQPIPRVEYTKEEIETWGVVFRNLTKLYPKYACKEHNHVFPLLIENCGYREDNIPQLEDISDFLRDSTGFTLRPVAGLLSSRDFLAGLAFRVFHSTQYIRHSSKPLYTPEPDVCHEILGHVPLFADPSFAQFCQVIGLASLGAPDEYIEKLATCFWFTVEFGMCRQNGELKAYGAGLLSSFGELGYCLSGKPELRPFEPAKTALQKYPITEYQPVYFVAEDFEDAKQKMIKFSETIPRKFAVRYDPYTQSISIIDSKHQIEDLIYNVNQEVQILMDALKKLKQ, encoded by the exons ATGTACGTCGGCTACGAGAATCATATCAAAGCTACACTCATGATGCACGAC ccCAAATTGGTACATGGAGGAAACTACATCAAGGAGGGTACAGACTCGGCTAAAAGCACTTGTTTGATTTTTTCACCCAAAGAAGAAGATTCCGTTGGAGCATTAGGAAGATATCTTCAACTATTTGCT CAACATGAGGTCAATTTATTGCACATCGAATCGAGAAGCTCGCTTCGTCGATCGAACCTGTACGAATTCATGGTGGAATGCGCGCCCGGTGGAAATCTTGGAGCAGTGATAGAAAATTTACGCGAGCAGTGCAGCTATTTCTCAATTATATCTAG AAATCATAAAGATAATATGGGGACCGTGCCATGGTTCCCGAGAAGGATCAGGGACCTCGACAAATTCGCCAACCAAATCCTCTCTTATGGATCTGAACTGGACAGCGACCATCCTGGATTCACGGACCCCGTTTACCGACAAAGGCGCAAGTACTTTGCTGACCTAGCTTACCATTACAAACA TGGTCAACCAATACCCAGAGTGGAGTACACTAAAGAGGAGATCGAGACTTGGGGGGTGGTTTTCCGGAACCTGACGAAACTTTATCCAAAGTATGCTTGCAAGGAGCACAATCACGTGTTTCCTTTGCTGATTGAAAATTGTGGCTACAGGGAAGATAACATCCCTCAATTGGAGGATATATCAGATTTCTTAAGAG ATTCTACAGGTTTTACGCTTCGTCCAGTAGCTGGTCTTCTTTCCTCGCGCGATTTCCTTGCTGGCTTGGCTTTCAGAGTGTTCCATTCCACGCAGTATATCAGACACAGTAGTAAACCTCTGTACACACCTGAACCTGACGTATGCCACGAAATACTTGGTCATGTTCCGTTGTTTGCCGATCCTTCGTTCGCTCAGTTCTGTCAAGTTATAGGTCTGGCATCCCTTGGGGCACCGGATGAATATATCGAGAAACTTGCTACG TGTTTCTGGTTCACGGTAGAATTTGGTATGTGCCGGCAAAATGGCGAGCTGAAAGCGTACGGCGCTGGATTACTCTCATCTTTCGGTGAGCTGGGGTATTGTTTGAGCGGTAAACCAGAACTGCGACCTTTTGAACCGGCGAAGACTGCGTTGCAGAAGTATCCGATAACGGAATATCAACCAGTGTATTTCGTTGCCGAGGACTTCGAAGATGCGAAGCAGAAAATGAT CAAATTTTCCGAGACCATACCAAGGAAATTCGCGGTCAGATACGACCCGTATACTCAGAGCATAAGTATAATAGATAGCAAACACCAAATCGAGGACCTCATTTACAATGTAAATCAAGAAGTACAAATTCTTATGGATGCTCTCAAAAAATTAAAGCAATAG
- the LOC114880989 gene encoding mitochondrial basic amino acids transporter-like isoform X1 produces MALDFLAGCLGGFAGIMVGYPLDTIKVHIQTQDYRAPKYKGNLHCFRTILAEETVAGLYRGMSSPVAGVAVVNAIIFGVYGQTQRCLSDPESLHSYFIAGALAGIAQSPISCPIELAKTRMQLQKPTGQFSGPLQCLKYTYQQEGYRGVFRGFNITLLRETPSFGIYFLTYEALTRTFRSEPISTPYMLLAGGIAGSVSWTISYPLDVIKSRIQAIDGHRYTGMIDCLKKSVKTEGYGCLYRGLSSTILRAFPTNAVTFAVVTWTFRMFDKEANSAVKTESKSKMVESIKEMAEVGETFPEKWNGFVNNLSESMIIPKLCYSTMSVMSLSDLKFCTATFCQTDERMEKKVKFEEIRENKYLKVEEERLKGGSKNVDEKKGEKKMERIVFEQTMNTVSAFFA; encoded by the exons ATGGCACTCGACTTCCTCGCTGGATGTCTGGGAG GGTTCGCCGGTATTATGGTGGGATATCCTCTGGACACGATCAAGGTCCACATCCAAACGCAGGACTATCGTGCGCCGAAATACAAAGGGAACTTGCATTGTTTCCGGACGATACTCGCCGAGGAAACG GTAGCAGGTCTTTACCGAGGCATGTCGTCCCCGGTGGCAGGCGTCGCAGTGGTGAACGCCATCATCTTCGGCGTCTACGGTCAAACTCAACGATGCTTATCTGACCCGGAGTCGTTGCATTCGTACTTCATCGCGGGTGCATTGGCTGGAATCGCTCAGAGCCCAATTAGCTGCCCGATCGAGCTGGCGAAAACTCGCATGCAGTTGCAGAAGCCAACAGGACAATTTTCCGGACCGTTGCAGTGCCTGAAGTATACTTACCAGCAGGAAGGTTACCGCGGTGTGTTCAGAGGTTTCAACATCACGCTCCTTCGGGAAACACCGAGTTTCGGGATTTATTTCCTAACTTACGAAGCCCTGACCAGGACGTTTAGATCGGAACCGATCTCCACGCCGTATATGCTGCTAGCCGGAGGAATAGCCGGATCCGTGTCCTGGACCATTTCTTACCCATTGGACGTGATCAAGTCACGGATTCAAGCGATCGATGGACATCGTTACACGGGGATGATCGATTGCCTGAAAAAGTCGGTGAAAACGGAAGGGTACGGTTGTTTGTACAGAGGACTCAGTTCGACGATCCTTAGAGCATTTCCGACCAACGCCGTCACCTTCGCCGTGGTCACCTGGACGTTCCGGATGTTCGACAAGGAAGCGAATAGCGCGGTGAAAACGGAGAGCAAGTCGAAAATGGTCGAGTCTATCAAGGAAATGGCGGAGGTTGGTGAAACTTTCCCGGAGAAATGGAACGGTTTTGTGAACAACCTGTCCGAAAGCATGATTATTCCAAAATTATGCTACTCGACCATGTCGGTGATGTCGCTGAGCGATTTGAAGTTCTGCACCGCTACTTTTTGTCAGACCGACGAGCGAATGGAAAAGAAGGTTAAGTTCGAAGAGATTCGTGAAAATAAATACTTGAAGGTGGAGGAGGAGAGACTGAAAGGAGGATCGAAGAACGTCGACGAGAAGAAGGGTGAGAAGAAAATGGAACGGATTGTTTTTGAACAAACGATGAACACCGTGTCCGCGTTCTTCGCCTGA
- the LOC114880989 gene encoding mitochondrial basic amino acids transporter-like isoform X2, with translation MSGRVRRYYGGISSGHDQGPHPNAGLSCAEIQRELALFPDDTRRGNAGLYRGMSSPVAGVAVVNAIIFGVYGQTQRCLSDPESLHSYFIAGALAGIAQSPISCPIELAKTRMQLQKPTGQFSGPLQCLKYTYQQEGYRGVFRGFNITLLRETPSFGIYFLTYEALTRTFRSEPISTPYMLLAGGIAGSVSWTISYPLDVIKSRIQAIDGHRYTGMIDCLKKSVKTEGYGCLYRGLSSTILRAFPTNAVTFAVVTWTFRMFDKEANSAVKTESKSKMVESIKEMAEVGETFPEKWNGFVNNLSESMIIPKLCYSTMSVMSLSDLKFCTATFCQTDERMEKKVKFEEIRENKYLKVEEERLKGGSKNVDEKKGEKKMERIVFEQTMNTVSAFFA, from the exons ATGTCTGGGAG GGTTCGCCGGTATTATGGTGGGATATCCTCTGGACACGATCAAGGTCCACATCCAAACGCAGGACTATCGTGCGCCGAAATACAAAGGGAACTTGCATTGTTTCCGGACGATACTCGCCGAGGAAACG CAGGTCTTTACCGAGGCATGTCGTCCCCGGTGGCAGGCGTCGCAGTGGTGAACGCCATCATCTTCGGCGTCTACGGTCAAACTCAACGATGCTTATCTGACCCGGAGTCGTTGCATTCGTACTTCATCGCGGGTGCATTGGCTGGAATCGCTCAGAGCCCAATTAGCTGCCCGATCGAGCTGGCGAAAACTCGCATGCAGTTGCAGAAGCCAACAGGACAATTTTCCGGACCGTTGCAGTGCCTGAAGTATACTTACCAGCAGGAAGGTTACCGCGGTGTGTTCAGAGGTTTCAACATCACGCTCCTTCGGGAAACACCGAGTTTCGGGATTTATTTCCTAACTTACGAAGCCCTGACCAGGACGTTTAGATCGGAACCGATCTCCACGCCGTATATGCTGCTAGCCGGAGGAATAGCCGGATCCGTGTCCTGGACCATTTCTTACCCATTGGACGTGATCAAGTCACGGATTCAAGCGATCGATGGACATCGTTACACGGGGATGATCGATTGCCTGAAAAAGTCGGTGAAAACGGAAGGGTACGGTTGTTTGTACAGAGGACTCAGTTCGACGATCCTTAGAGCATTTCCGACCAACGCCGTCACCTTCGCCGTGGTCACCTGGACGTTCCGGATGTTCGACAAGGAAGCGAATAGCGCGGTGAAAACGGAGAGCAAGTCGAAAATGGTCGAGTCTATCAAGGAAATGGCGGAGGTTGGTGAAACTTTCCCGGAGAAATGGAACGGTTTTGTGAACAACCTGTCCGAAAGCATGATTATTCCAAAATTATGCTACTCGACCATGTCGGTGATGTCGCTGAGCGATTTGAAGTTCTGCACCGCTACTTTTTGTCAGACCGACGAGCGAATGGAAAAGAAGGTTAAGTTCGAAGAGATTCGTGAAAATAAATACTTGAAGGTGGAGGAGGAGAGACTGAAAGGAGGATCGAAGAACGTCGACGAGAAGAAGGGTGAGAAGAAAATGGAACGGATTGTTTTTGAACAAACGATGAACACCGTGTCCGCGTTCTTCGCCTGA
- the LOC114880993 gene encoding kelch-like protein 10 → MDVDSNDSDKEIDFCETNTQRLIAESGGRCMSTQAMQSLYDFRQNNLLCDAVIRLEDGGIFPIHRAILSACSPYFRTLFTTTLHSREKTDVLLPGVSSNMMNLLLEYAYLRSISINNENVYQLLVTADYLNVLGVLELCCEYLKQNLAAENCISVMRFAREHFCKGLENSTYRYVMRYFVQVAQRSEEILELPIEELTALIGADELNVKSEDTVWELVLKWIDHDPQSRKKYIVDLMKNIRLGLLDTQFFLENVKDHPYVTGNDACRPIIIETLKFLYDLEIITQKDGEIPTPKIARPRVPHEILFAIGGWSGRSPTNFIETYDTRADRWVKVEEVDPIGPRAYHSTAVVGFNIYVIGGFNGSDYFNSCRCFNAVTKVWREIAPMNARRCYVSVAVLNDLIYAMGGYDGYYRQSTAERYNYKTNQWSLIASMNCQRSDASATTLNDKIYITGGFNGHECLNSAEVYDPETNQWTLVAPMRSRRSGVSCIAYHGHVYVIGGFNGISRMCSGEKYNPATNVWTQIPDMYNSRSNFAIGVIDDMIFAIGGFNGVTTIYHVECYDEKTNGWYEATDMNVYRSALSACVIMGLPNVNDYIHKHRERLMEEKRQKLLALEVHRSQHQHQQDQMHQNRENMLNHENISASSSISQANSTSNEPRQN, encoded by the exons ATGGATGTAGATTCAAACGACAGCGACAAAGAAATCGACTTTTGCGAAACGAACACGCAGCGTTTGATCGCTGAAAGCGGTGGCCGATGCATGAGCACGCAAGCGATGCAATCTCTCTATGATTTTCGACAGAATAATCTACTTTGCGATGCTGTTATAAGACTCGAAGATGGAGGCATTTTTCCGATTCACCGAGCCATTTTGTCGGCGTGTAGTCCGTACTTTAG AACACTGTTCACGACCACGTTGCATTCGCGGGAAAAAACGGACGTACTGTTACCGGGTGTCAGCAGTAACATGATGAATCTCCTTCTGGAGTACGCGTACCTGCGATCCATCAGCATAAATAACGAGAACGTCTATCAGCTGCTGGTCACCGCGGATTATTTGAACGTTCTCGGTGTTCTCGAACTCTGCTGCGAGTACCTGAAGCAAAATCTAGCTGCAGAAAACTGCATCAGCGTCATGAGGTTCGCCCGAGAACACTTTTGCAAGGGGCTGGAGAACAGCACGTATCGTTATGTCATGAGATACTTTGTGCAG GTAGCTCAGCGAAGCGAGGAAATACTTGAATTACCGATTGAAGAATTGACAGCATTGATCGGTGCTGACGAGCTGAACGTGAAAAGCGAGGACACGGTTTGGGAGCTGGTATTGAAATGGATCGATCACGATCCTCAATCACGAAAAAAATACATAGTCGATCTGATGAAGAACATTCGCCTCGGACTACTGGATACACAATTCTTCTTGGAGAATGTGAAAGATCATCCGTACGTTACTGGAAACGACGCGTGCCGGCCTATTATTATTGAAACCTTAAAATTTTTGTACGATCTCGAGATTATCACGCAAAAAGATGGGGAGATACCCACGCCAAAGATCGCACGACCACGGGTACCCCATGAAATATTGTTCGCCATAGGTGGTTGGAGCGGCAGAAGTCCGACGAACTTCATCGAAACTTACGACACCAGAGCTGATCGATGGGTTAAG gTGGAAGAGGTAGATCCGATCGGACCTCGTGCATATCATAGTACAGCGGTGGTCGGTTTTAACATTTACGTAATCGGTGGTTTCAACGGATCTGATTACTTTAACAGTTGCCGTTGCTTCAATGCTGTCACCAAAGTTTGGAGAGAAATTGCTCCAATGAACGCCAGAAG GTGTTACGTTAGCGTTGCAGTACTCAACGATCTGATTTACGCGATGGGAGGATACGATGGGTATTATCGACAAAGCACCGCGGAACGTTATAATTACAAAACTAATCAATGGTCTCTCATTGCGTCGATGAATTGCCAAAGATCGGACGCCAGTGCAACTACTTTAAACG ATAAAATTTACATCACGGGTGGTTTCAATGGACACGAATGTTTAAACTCGGCCGAAGTGTACGATCCAGAAACCAATCAATGGACATTGGTCGCTCCGATGAGATCCCGTAGGAGCGGAGTATCGTGCATAGCCTATCACGGTCACGTATACGTAATTG GAGGTTTCAATGGGATATCCAGAATGTGCAGCGGGGAAAAATATAATCCCGCCACTAACGTTTGGACGCAAATTCCAGATATGTACAATTCACGCAGTAATTTCGCGATCGGAGTGATCGATGACATGATTTTTGCAATCGGAGGATTCAACGGTGTCACCACCATCTATCACGTTGAATGTTACGATGAAAAAACGAATGGATG GTACGAAGCAACAGATATGAATGTATATCGTTCAGCGTTGTCAGCCTGCGTAATTATGGGCTTACCGAACGTGAATGACTACATTCACAAGCATCGAGAACGTTTGATGGAAGAAAAGCGACAGAAATTGTTAGCACTGGAGGTGCACCGTAGTCAGCATCAACATCAACAGGATCAAATGCATCAGAACCGCGAGAACATGTTGAACCACGAAAATATATCTGCTTCATCATCGATATCTCAGGCGAACAGTACTAGCAATGAACCTAGACAAAATTAA
- the LOC114880997 gene encoding zinc transporter 1: MAVKEWFRRLQPVQLYLVLFFTTAFFLVEIVASHVTHSLTLLLNAYHMLCNIVALVGCIASIKYCRRQSGSSYSGNSTSSSLRNSAICINGEERGSSTSLSTKTKQSRSDRRMKNTFGWARIDIVTMLACCVLLASFCFSLLVEALQTLVHIDHLDEMHHPMPVLAIGASGILLNAFCVILIGGYTFNQGIVLHVTMNGDVIFRRNVSSQQTKEGEQQLSSQTRRSPLGIPKSQSFRETSRDVLGCVFVILVSILVYFTDSDVAKYIDPLFAIISSISLFVLSYPYMKESGLILLQTIPNHINIDSLKRELQEAFPGIVNVHDLHVWQLTGQKIISTVHIIFLDPMVYASITDQVTAFFIEMGITQVTIQPEFYKMKPNMGRTGCLIRCHGEHCSSSQCCSKEKFIDDSSSDLSVKKQGQSINRKLEKKEIVPASSSIDLKRFITHDQESASQSHQLRDDRSNDGQTQNNSDDIIDDSSCTINVDISERISSTIPSQNTAS; encoded by the exons ATGGCTGTTAAAGAATGGTTCAGAAGATTGCAGCCGGTCCAGTTGTACCTAGTCCTGTTCTTCACAACTGCTTTCTTCCTCGTCGAGATCGTTGCCAGTCATGTGACTCACTCACTGACATTACTTCTCAATGCCTATCACATGCTATGCAACATCGTTGCACTTGTTGGGTGCATCGCGTCCATCAAG TATTGCCGTCGTCAAAGCGGTAGCAGTTATAGTGGAAACAGTACTTCCAGTTCCCTACGAAATTCCGCAATTTGTATAAATGGCGAAGAACGAGGTTCCTCGACATCTTTGTCGACAAAGACCAAG CAATCAAGATCAGACAGAAGAATGAAGAACACTTTTGGATGGGCCAGAATAGACATCGTTACAATGCTGGCCTGCTGCGTTTTACTGGCGtcattttgtttttcattacTGGTCGAAGCTTTGCAGACTCTGGTGCACATTGATCATCTGGACGAAATGCATCATCCGATGCCTGTTTTAGCGATCGGTGCATCCGGTATTCTCTTAAATGCATTCTGTGTCATACTGATCGGAGGATACACTTTTAATCAGGGAATCGTTTTGCATGTCACCATGAACGGGGACGTGATATTTCGAAG AAATGTTAGTTCACAGCAAACAAAGGAAGGTGAACAGCAGTTATCGTCGCAAACCAGAAGGAGTCCACTGGGAATACCAAAAAGTCAAAGTTTTCGCGAAACCTCTCGTGACGTTCTTGGCTGCGTTTTCGTAATCCTGGTGTCCATTTTAGTATATTTCACTGACTCGGATGTGGCCAAGTACATCGATCCTCTATTTGCCATTATTTCATCAATTTCCCTTTTCGTCCTTAGTTATCCATACA TGAAAGAATCTGGCTTGATATTGCTTCAAACGATACCGAATCACATAAATATCGATTCCCTTAAAAGGGAATTACAGGAAGCTTTTCCTGGCATTGTGAACGTTCATGATCTGCATGTATGGCAATTAACAGGACAGAAAATAATATCTACGGTTCATATTATATTCTTGGATCCAATG GTTTATGCCAGTATTACCGATCAAGTGACTGCCTTCTTTATAGAAATGGGTATAACTCAAGTTACTATACAACCAGAATTCTATAAG ATGAAACCAAACATGGGAAGAACTGGTTGTTTGATTCGCTGCCACGGTGAGCACTGCAGTTCCTCGCAATGCTGTTCCAAAGAAAAATTCATAGACGATTCGTCCTCCGATCTATCGGTTAAGAAACAAGGACAATCTATAAATAGGAAgttggaaaagaaagaaattgtcCCAGCTTCGTCATCGATCGATCTGAAGAGATTCATCACCCACGATCAAGAAAGTGCTTCGCAATCTCATCAACTAAGAGACGATAGATCAAACGATGGACAAACACAAAATAATAGTGATGATATTATTGATGATAGTTCCTGTACTATAAATGTAGATATTAGTGAACGAATATCCAGTACCATTCCTAGTCAAAACACCGCATCATAA